The Halichondria panicea chromosome 6, odHalPani1.1, whole genome shotgun sequence genomic sequence TGGTGCACCAACAAATGTGGAGAAGGTATGCTGAAAAAGACACTGGACAATCATTGTGCAAATACTTGCTTACAACGAATCGTGGCGTGCAAGCATTGTGCTCAAAGTATTACTTTCAGTGAAATCTATTCTCACAACAAGACCTGCCCAGATTTTCCATTGGCTTGCTTAAACAGATGCGGgaaaattaaaattaagaGAGAAGATATGCAAAGTCATGAAAAGGTGTGTCCGCTGGAGTATGTTCCATGTACTTTTGCCGAAGTTGGGTGCACTAAATTTACTAATCGAGAGGATTTACCCAAACACATGCGTGAGAACATTGAAGCTCATCTGTCTCTGATGATGGTAGCTCATCTAAAACTAAAGCAGGAGGTGCAGAGATTAAACGAGAGCAAAACTAATGTCAGCAGTAAATCTGTTAGGAAACAAAACTATGGAGGCTCAGTATGAAAGTACATTACTGAGCTAGCTCAAccagataattatatttagtACTTATATAGTTTAAGTTagtattatgtgtgtgtgtaactcCATTGGAATTGTAAGgctgcgtgcatgcatgggtttgTGAATAAATGTCAGGTGATCTGCAATTATTCATGGATACAAACAATTGACATGTGACTGGCTAGCCACTCAATGCAGTTAGTATTACAATGGAAGGTTTCTCTCGTAGAAGACAAGTAAGGAGCCTAACAGTAACAGAGCCAATAGATCTCGAAGAGCGCTACAAATTTGTTAAAGAGATTTCAGATGAGCACAAGTGTGTGATTTGTAGCAAGCTCTTAAGAGAGCCTCAAGTTACCGGGTGCTGTGgacaacacttttgtcagtATTGCTTAGAGCAATGGTTGAAAACAAACCATGAGAAACCATGTCCACACTGTCGCACACCAAACTGCAACTACATTCGCTACCTACCAATGAAAAGGGAGATTTATGAACTTGAAGTGTATTGTCCCAATCAAATGATAGGGTGCTTAACGATATCGACATTACAAGAAATAGATGGCCACCTTAACATTTGTGAACTTGAAGAAGTGACTTGCTCATGCAACAAAAAAATTCTCAGAAAAAAGCTTAAAAACCACCAGCAAAACCACTGTTCCCGGAGAACGGTGCAATGTCAATACTGTCGAGAAAAAGGAATGCATATGACAATAAGTAGTGCTCATCACCGAAACATGTGCCCAGATTTGCCGATAAATTGTCCTAAGAAGTGCGGGGCTTCTGACATTAAGAGGAAAAATATGGAGAGCCATAGGAACAAGTGCCCACTGGAACTAGTTGAATGTAAATATTTAAAAGCAGGCTGCCGTGATAAAATTTGTCGGAGAGACTATGAAGCTCACGAGAGAGATAATGTACAACAGCATTTGCAGATAACAATGGAGTCCTTCACAAAACTCTCAACAGAGCATGATATACTAAAGAAGACTTATGAGGCACTGAGAACACAAAGAACCCCATCAGGGTGAGCATAATTGATTTTTTCTTTTAATATGCCCGTTTGAAATTTTCTGAAAACTTTTATAGTAATTGAGATCGATGCATGGTGTGTTTACCTTACAAATATCTATTGCAGACCTAACGGACAAAGCAGAAGAAGAAGTGGggtagattataattatggcagtagTAGCTACCACGAACAACAATATGAATATGATCCATGGTAGAACAATACTTGTATAGAAGAGAGACTATAGCTGCATGCCAGCCAAGTGACTGTTACCATAGCTAAACACAACATGACATTATTTATAAACTGATGCACTATAACAGTTTGACCTAACAGTTTACGTGTATTCATGCATTTTCCACATTCATAGGTTTAAGCACATGACGCCATAAATATTAGTCAACAATAGCAACTATAGTAACCATGGTGACAGCGTGTTTGTGGAGCAGATATTCGTATCTGCGGTACAACAATTTTTACAACATCGCTATACACacaactgcatgtgcagacacaCAATAATCATCATTAAGACcttatttataataattattcattatgGCACATGACATAATTTTTAAACAACAAGATCACCAATGGCTACCAGTGCTAACTCCAACAGATCTATTCCTTGTGAATCTATACCTACTACAGAGGAATCAGATGACTACACATTTGTAGATGTTCTACCAGAGAAGTACATTTGTGGAATATGTAGGAATATATTATCACAACCTCATGTGACAGAATGTTGTGGTCAACATTTCTGCGAAGATTGCCTCAAAAACGCTGCTTCACAGAGCACTAGGACTAAATACCATGGTCTATGGGGCCCACAACAAATGGAATCTGAAACTCCAAATTGCCCCCATTGTAGAAGAAATAACTTCAACCATATCAGGTATTTGCCCTTCAAGCGAGAAATCGACGGCATGAAAGTTTGTTGCCCTCGAAAATCTAGTGGCTGCAACGTGCAAGTAACTTACGGTAATAGAATGGACCATGAAAAAACCTGTGGCTATATACGAGTTCCTTGTACCAACAACTGTGGCAACACTGTTTTCAAGAAAGACTTACAATCTCACACTCGAAATGACTGTACATTGAGGAGAGCTACATGTAAAGCTTGTGGCAAGATCGGAACATATAAAGAAATCGAAAGCTTAGGACACAACTCTGTCTGTCCGGAAGTTTGGGTAAAGTGCACTAGTCCTTGCGGAGCACGGTTTAAGCGCAAAGCAGCCAGGTCTCATGATTTAGTTTGCCTAGAAGCGACGGTGAACTGTCAATTTGCTGAAGCAGGTTGTACTGTCAAGCCAAAGCGTAAAGACCTCGAGAG encodes the following:
- the LOC135337709 gene encoding TNF receptor-associated factor 5-like yields the protein MATSANSNRSIPCESIPTTEESDDYTFVDVLPEKYICGICRNILSQPHVTECCGQHFCEDCLKNAASQSTRTKYHGLWGPQQMESETPNCPHCRRNNFNHIRYLPFKREIDGMKVCCPRKSSGCNVQVTYGNRMDHEKTCGYIRVPCTNNCGNTVFKKDLQSHTRNDCTLRRATCKACGKIGTYKEIESLGHNSVCPEVWVKCTSPCGARFKRKAARSHDLVCLEATVNCQFAEAGCTVKPKRKDLESHLDANMKKHLSQLMTAHVKMKQEFQAFKKGHEDSSASPPLSKSTSSLSRIHNLKQKQRNPHLLIDKDPTMEWSN